One segment of Ureibacillus thermophilus DNA contains the following:
- a CDS encoding hydrogenase maturation protease: MITIIGCGNLIRKDDGVGPILIRKLWDLGVPSHVRLADGGTAGMDVVFQIGKAEELIIIDACTTGAEPGTVFEIPGEEVEETPLENINLHDFRWNHAIAMGKWLLKNDFPKKVTVYLIEAQDLSYGTGLSPAVDESVNKLAKKIIRKVSGEEIEVSNN, translated from the coding sequence ATGATTACAATTATAGGCTGCGGTAATTTGATTCGAAAAGACGATGGAGTTGGTCCGATTTTAATACGAAAATTATGGGATTTAGGTGTTCCTTCGCATGTGCGCTTAGCGGATGGAGGAACGGCGGGAATGGATGTCGTATTCCAAATCGGAAAAGCTGAAGAATTGATCATTATTGATGCTTGCACAACAGGAGCTGAACCGGGGACGGTGTTTGAAATACCCGGTGAGGAAGTGGAGGAAACGCCGTTAGAGAATATCAACTTGCATGATTTTCGCTGGAATCATGCCATTGCCATGGGAAAATGGCTTTTGAAAAATGACTTTCCAAAAAAAGTAACGGTCTATTTAATTGAAGCTCAGGATTTATCTTACGGTACGGGGCTTTCGCCAGCAGTGGATGAAAGTGTAAACAAACTAGCCAAAAAAATCATTCGGAAAGTATCAGGTGAAGAAATTGAAGTGTCAAATAACTGA
- a CDS encoding hydrogenase small subunit, producing the protein MVNVFWIHGGACNGNTQSFLNADEPTVIDLVTDFGINILYHHSVSMEFGNQVKEILDDIIEERTELDILVVEGTVIQGPNGTGRFDTLFERPKKDWIYDLAHKAKFVVAIGDCACWGGIPATSPNPSESTGLQFFKDKPGGFLTSEFRSKAGLPVINIPGCPAHPDWVTQILVAIATGRTSDITLDEYHRPETFFKTFTQTGCTRVQYYEYKEPVEEFGQGTRKGCLFYEQGCRGPMTRSSCNRILWNRQSSKTRAGMPCIGCTEPQFPFFDLAPGTVFKTQKILGTIPKEVPTGMDSLSYSTHAAIARTVAPKWAKEDMFVP; encoded by the coding sequence AGGAGCCTGCAATGGAAACACACAATCCTTTTTAAATGCAGATGAACCTACCGTGATTGATTTAGTAACGGACTTTGGCATCAATATTCTTTATCATCATTCAGTTTCAATGGAATTTGGAAACCAGGTGAAAGAAATTTTAGACGACATCATTGAAGAACGTACGGAATTAGACATTTTAGTAGTGGAAGGCACCGTCATTCAAGGTCCGAATGGAACAGGCCGCTTCGATACGTTATTTGAACGCCCTAAAAAAGATTGGATTTATGATTTAGCCCATAAAGCCAAATTTGTTGTGGCTATTGGTGATTGTGCATGTTGGGGTGGAATTCCAGCAACAAGCCCGAATCCATCCGAATCAACGGGATTGCAATTCTTTAAAGATAAACCAGGCGGCTTTTTAACATCAGAGTTCCGTTCCAAAGCAGGTTTGCCGGTAATCAACATTCCAGGCTGCCCTGCCCATCCGGACTGGGTAACGCAAATACTTGTAGCGATTGCAACGGGCAGAACTTCTGATATTACACTGGATGAATATCACCGCCCTGAAACATTTTTTAAAACCTTTACGCAAACCGGCTGTACACGCGTTCAATATTATGAATATAAAGAACCGGTGGAAGAGTTTGGTCAAGGAACGAGAAAAGGCTGCCTCTTTTACGAACAAGGCTGCCGCGGTCCAATGACTCGTTCATCTTGTAACCGCATTTTATGGAACCGACAATCTTCTAAGACAAGAGCAGGCATGCCGTGCATCGGATGTACAGAGCCGCAATTCCCATTCTTTGATCTTGCGCCGGGAACTGTATTTAAAACGCAAAAAATCTTGGGAACAATTCCAAAAGAAGTGCCTACAGGTATGGATTCACTAAGCTATTCAACGCATGCTGCCATCGCGCGCACAGTAGCGCCTAAATGGGCAAAAGAAGATATGTTTGTACCGTGA
- a CDS encoding hydrogenase maturation protease: MKCQITESGYLHIPAEIAQQYFTTGAVIALLKGKELLIMPVNYVGAGGLILKYRNAKGDRSVLLSELLPEDVDYGMRDVQWDEEALALRIPLYIT; the protein is encoded by the coding sequence TTGAAGTGTCAAATAACTGAGAGTGGCTATTTACATATCCCTGCAGAAATTGCACAACAGTATTTTACGACTGGGGCAGTGATCGCCCTTTTGAAAGGAAAAGAACTGCTGATCATGCCAGTGAATTATGTAGGAGCTGGCGGGTTAATTTTAAAATATCGCAATGCCAAAGGAGACCGTTCTGTATTGCTTTCCGAACTTTTGCCGGAAGATGTGGACTATGGTATGCGTGACGTCCAGTGGGATGAAGAAGCATTGGCGCTTCGGATACCACTTTATATAACGTAA
- a CDS encoding nickel-dependent hydrogenase large subunit gives MAQQTIKVPSLGRVEGDLDVKVKIEDGVVVDAWTEATMFRGFEKILIGKDPQAGLIMTPRICGICGGSHLTKSAYALDTAFHTEVPPNATLIRNIAQAVETLQSIPRWFYALFAIGLTHKNYQSSSLYEEVTRRWAPFVGVNYEKGVILSAKPVEIYAIFGGQWPHSSFMIPGGVMCAPTLSDVTRSISILGYFRKNWLEDVLLGCSMERWLQNKTWSDVLEWLEEKEEHYESDLGLFIRYSQEIGLDKYGAGPGKYLAAGSFPHPEKFMHPTIESRNSALIARSGVYDGENFYDFDQARVREDHTHSFYEGTGSYHPFEGFTNPLDPEEGLKQGKYTFAKAPRYLLDNGEETPLEVGPLARQLMVAREGAEDWQDYDPLIYNIVKEIGPSVMVRVLARFHEAPKYIRYVQNWLKQIDLNEKFYIKPGELIEGRGFGATEAARGFLADWIQVKDGKIEKYQIITPTAWNIGPRDRFGQRGPIETALIGTPIKNPEDPIELAHIAQGYDSCLVCTVHAYDAKTNKQLAKYRVTNF, from the coding sequence TTGGCACAGCAAACAATTAAGGTACCTTCGTTAGGTCGTGTAGAAGGGGATTTAGACGTCAAAGTAAAAATTGAAGATGGTGTGGTGGTAGATGCTTGGACAGAAGCGACAATGTTTAGGGGATTCGAAAAAATATTAATTGGAAAAGACCCTCAAGCTGGCCTCATCATGACGCCAAGAATTTGCGGAATTTGCGGCGGAAGCCACTTGACAAAATCTGCCTATGCGTTGGATACGGCATTTCATACTGAAGTGCCACCAAATGCCACTTTGATAAGAAATATCGCACAAGCGGTGGAAACACTTCAAAGTATTCCACGATGGTTCTACGCATTGTTTGCCATTGGGTTAACGCATAAAAACTATCAATCTTCTTCCTTATATGAAGAGGTAACGAGAAGATGGGCACCGTTTGTTGGAGTGAACTATGAAAAAGGAGTCATTCTTTCAGCAAAGCCGGTGGAAATTTATGCAATATTTGGAGGGCAATGGCCACATTCCAGCTTTATGATTCCTGGTGGGGTGATGTGTGCTCCAACTTTATCAGATGTGACACGTTCCATCTCCATTTTGGGATATTTCCGGAAAAATTGGCTGGAAGATGTTTTACTTGGCTGTTCAATGGAAAGATGGCTCCAAAACAAAACTTGGTCCGATGTGCTTGAGTGGTTGGAAGAAAAAGAAGAGCATTATGAATCCGATTTAGGATTGTTTATTCGTTACAGCCAAGAAATCGGATTAGATAAATATGGAGCTGGACCAGGCAAATATTTGGCTGCTGGAAGTTTCCCGCATCCTGAGAAATTTATGCATCCAACAATTGAATCAAGAAATAGTGCATTGATTGCCCGTTCTGGTGTATACGATGGTGAGAATTTCTATGATTTTGACCAAGCCCGAGTTCGCGAAGATCACACACATTCCTTCTATGAAGGAACGGGTTCATACCATCCATTTGAAGGATTTACAAATCCACTTGATCCAGAAGAAGGGCTAAAACAAGGAAAATATACGTTTGCAAAAGCTCCACGCTATTTATTGGATAACGGAGAAGAGACGCCGTTAGAAGTTGGACCGCTTGCAAGACAATTGATGGTTGCTCGGGAAGGCGCGGAAGATTGGCAAGATTATGATCCATTGATTTACAACATTGTAAAAGAAATTGGACCAAGCGTGATGGTTCGCGTGTTAGCTCGATTCCATGAAGCACCAAAATATATTCGTTATGTACAAAATTGGTTAAAGCAAATTGACTTGAATGAGAAATTCTATATAAAACCAGGCGAATTAATTGAAGGAAGAGGTTTTGGAGCAACGGAAGCAGCGCGAGGATTTTTAGCCGATTGGATTCAAGTGAAGGACGGAAAAATTGAAAAGTATCAAATTATTACACCGACTGCATGGAATATTGGACCACGTGACCGCTTTGGCCAAAGAGGACCAATCGAAACGGCATTAATCGGCACACCAATTAAAAATCCGGAAGATCCGATCGAGCTGGCACATATTGCACAAGGCTACGACTCTTGCCTTGTATGTACAGTCCATGCATATGATGCAAAAACGAATAAACAATTAGCAAAGTATCGTGTAACGAATTTTTAA